TTATTTTTATGAAAAATTCAATACTCTTAATTTCCTTCTTATTTCTATTTTTCAGTTGCGACAATAAAGACAAAGCAAACGATTTAGCTCTGAGAGAAAAGGAATTACTGAATAAAGAAAAATTATTTGCACAAAAAGAAGCCGAATACCAATCTCTGTTAAAAATGAGAGACAGTATTTTTAATCATAAAAATTCAGATTCAACAAGAATCACCAAATGGTCTGATGAAATTTCCGGAGCTTGGACAGGAAAAGTAATCTGTACAGAATCTAACTGCGGAGATTATGTTGTAGGAGATCAGCGTACCGACACCTGGGAATTCGACAGCGATTCCATACAGTTATTTACCAAAATCATCAATAACAATAATCTGGTAAGATTATATTCAGGAAAATTTGAGAATAACGAAATCAAGCTTAATTTTAAAACAGATTCTACTGCAAAAAAACAGGTAAATATGAATGTCTTACTGAATGAGATTTCATCAAACAAAATCAGAGGAACAAGAACCGTTGCAGTTGACAATTGTGTGGCAAAATTCTCTGTAGAATTAATACGTTCAACAAAATAAACACAGATGACTCTATTAAGTATACACAACCTCAGTCTTCCCATTGAAGATCCGGTATTGAAGTTTCTTTTGGTGCTCATCATCATTCTTGCGGCACCGCTTTTACTCAATAAAATTAAAGTTCCTCATTTGTTGGGGTTAATTATTGCAGGTGCAGTAATCGGTCCGAACGGATTTAATGTTTTAGCGAGAGACAGCAGCATTGTAGTGACCGGAACAACCGGACTGCTCTATATTATGTTTCTTGCCGGTCTTGAAATCGATATGGGAGATTTTAAGAAAAATAAATGGAAAAGTCTCACTTTCGGGTTGTTTACATTTATCGTTCCGTTTGTTTTGGGATATTTGGGAGGATATTATATTTTGAAATTTTCGGTATTAACCTCTATTCTTTTTGCCAGCTTATTTTCGTCTCATACTTTAATTGCTTATCCTTTAATAAGTAAATTAGGAATTGCAAAAAATCCTGCAGTGAATATAACTGTTGGAGGAACGATGATTACAGATGTTTTGGCACTATTGGTTCTTGCCATTATTGTCGGGATGTCTCAAGGTGATGTAGGAACAGAATTTTGGGTAAAACTTTCGGTTTCCTTTGTGGTTTTTGCATTGGTGGTCTTGGTGATTTTCCCAATGATCGGAAGGTGGTTTTTCAAAAAAGTAAATGATAAGATTTCACAATATATTTTTGTATTGGTGATGATTTATCTGGCTGCTTTGTTAGCTGAATTAGCTGGAGTTGAAGCTATTATCGGAGCCTTCTTTGCCGGACTTGCTTTAAACAGATTGATTCCACATACTTCTTCGTTGATGAACCGGGTAGAATTTGTCGGGAATGCCATTTTCATCCCTTTTTTCCTGATCAGTGTGGGAATGCTGATTGATTTTAAAGTTTTTTTTGAAAGTTGGAAAACTTTGGAAGTTGCAGCGATTATGCTTGTGGCATCCATTGGAGGAAAGTATCTTTCTGCTGTTGCTACACAAAAAACATTTAAACTTTCAAAAGATGAAGGCAAACTTATTTTCGGTTTAAGTTCTGCTTCTGCAGCAGCAACTTTAGCTTCTGTGATGGTGGGTTATAATATTATAATTTCGGAAACAGAAACCGGAGAACCGATTAGATTATTAAACGAACATGTTCTTAACGGAAGTATTTTATTGATTCTTATTTCGTGTACCATTTCATCATTCATCTCTATGTCGAGTGCTCAGAAGATTGCAGAACAGGATAATGAGGAAACCGTTTCCGGAAACAGTCACGAACAGGAAAATATTCTTTTAGCATTAAATCACGAATCGACTGTTGAAAGAATGGTGAATCTTGGAATTTTAATTAAAGCTCATTCGAATACAGAAAATTTATTTGCTTTAAATGTAATTAATGAAGATAAAAATGAGTCTTCTGTAAAAAATGCAGAGAAACTTTTACATCAGGCAACCGATATGGCAGCAGCGGCAGATGTGAAAATACAGCCTCTAAAAAGATATGATAATGATGTTATCAACGGTGTAAACAACGTAATTAAAGAGCAAAACATCACCGATCTTATTATCGGATTAGAAGACAGCAAAGGTTTTTCGACTTCCTTCACCGATAATCTTTACAATGGTTATTTACAGCGTGATGATTTGAATGTCTTGGTTTATCATGCAATTCAGCCTTTGGCTACCATAACAAACCATGCGGTGATGATTCCAGAAAATGCTCATAAAGAAGCCGGATTTTTCCATGCTTTGTTGAGAGTTTGGAATATTGCTAGAAATTCTGGAGCAACGGTGACATTTTATGCTTCAGAAGAGATTTTGAATATTTTGCAAAGAATTATTAAAAAAGCCAATATTGAAGCCGAATTCATCATTATGAACACTTGGAAAGACGGTGAGCAAACAGCAACCCAACTTAAAGATAATGAAGCTCTTATTATATTTATGGCAAAAAGAGGAATGAAGTCTTACATTCCACAAATGCGATTGATTCCCGAGCTTCTCAACAAATATTTGAGTGATAAAAATTATCTACTTATCTTCCCTTTTTCGGAATTTGAAAATACCAATTTTGAAAAAAGATCCGTAGGAAATCACAGTGATTTTATGGAAATAGGAAATATTGTAAATAAAGTTTTCAGATAAACATGCTGAAAAACAAGTACGTAAAACTAAACATCAGTAAATTTTCATTCAAAATTAAATTTGATTTTGTTTAAAATGCGAAAAACATTACTTTTGCAAAAGTTTAGAGACTGAGAAATCAGTCGACAGGATAAAAACTGGTAAACTTTACTCTTAATGAGTAAATAAACACAGGCCTCACAAGACTACCAAATTTTACATCATGCCGAATTTAAAAATTCAAGAAGCGCAACAGCTTTTTAATAAGATTCGCTCTAACCCGAAAGGGTATGATTTAAAAACTAGTACGGAAGGGATTACAGGCAAGGATGATAAAATTAGTTTCAAACTCTACAAGAGCGGAGAAAAAAGTATTTTTGAAGTAACCATCGACGGACTTACTTTTTCCAACTCTACCGGAGAATGGAATAATGCAATGATTATGTTGGAAAACATCATCAATAAATTAGGAAAAGAAACTGAAAATATTAAAGTACAACAGGCCTTAGACAAGCTTAAAAAGTACCTTTCAGAAGAAAACTAAAAATATTTTAAAATAATTAAAAATAAATTTGGTGGGTAACAAAAAAGTCTGTAAATTTGCACTCACATTTAAACGATATGGCTAATCATAAATCAGCACTTAAAAGAATAAGACAAAACGAAGTTAGAAAAGTTCGTAACAGATACTATCACAAGACTGCTAGAACAGCTCTAAAAGTTTTAAGAAACGAAGAAAATAAAGCAGCAGCTACTGAGCAATTGCCAAAAGTTATCGCTTTGTTAGACAAATTAGCTAAGAAAAACATTATTCACAAGAATAAGGCAGCTAACTTGAAAAGTAAATTGACTAAGCACGTTAATAAATTAGCGTAATTATATAGTTGGCCCGTTCGTCTATCGGTTAGGACCTCAGATTTTCATTCTGGTAAGAGGGGTTCGATTCCCCTACGGGCTACTAAACTTAATTACTACTAACCGGGTAATTAAAATAAGAGTTGAAACTTATAAAAACAAAAAAACTAACCCTGTAAATTCATTTACAGTTTGGTAGATGGCCCGTTCGTCTATCGGTTAGGACCTCAGATTTTCATTCTGGTAAGAGGGGTTCGATTCCCCTACGGGCTACAAAAAGAGATTTCAAAATTTGAAATCTCTTTTTTCATTTAATAAAATACTGTTAAAAATCATCAATAAAGTTTGCTTATCTATCTCTAAAAGTTATACTTTTGCAACTCATCAGATGATATGATGTTTTTATCATGCAAATTCAAAGAAAAACTTTAGCACAAGAAGTAGCAGAAAGATTAATCGAAGGAATATCCAACGATGAATATGCTATTGGGGAAAAACTGCCGATTGAACCTGAGCTGATGAAGATCTATGGCGTGGGCCGTTCCAGCATCCGTGAAGCGATAAAGATCTTATCTATTCAGGGAATTCTTAATGTACAGCAAGGCGTAGGAACTTTTGTAGTTTCTAAAAATGTTCACGAATCATTAGAAACTCAAATGAATAAAGCACAGATCGAGGAAGTACAGGAAGTACGTTCATTGCTTGATTCAAAAATTGCAGCAAAAGCAGCGATTAACCGAACTGAGAAAGATTTAGAAACAATTAAAAATTATCTGAATCTCAGAAATCAATTTGCAGAACAAAATCTTGCGACAGAATGTTATCAAGCAGACATTAATTTCCATTTAGCCATTGCAGAAGCATGTGGAAATAATCTTTTAAAAGAAATCTACAAAATAGCAACCAAACATATTATGAGTTCTTTCGAAACGAGACATCATAACAATACAGAATCATTTAAAATTTCTCAGAAAATTCATATCGATCTTTATCTATCGATAGAGAATGGTGATGCAGAGAAAGCAGCTATCATTGCTCAAAAAATAGTAGATCAGATTTATTAAAAAAATTTAACAAAATTCATCAGATGATATGATGAATAAAATAATAGCATGGAAAATATAACTACCAAAACAGTTGACACCACAAAAATTGTTTATCCTATTCTCTTTATGATCAGTTTTTCGCATTTTTTGAATGACCTGATCCAATCTACTATTCCTTCATTGTATCCCATTTTGA
Above is a genomic segment from Chryseobacterium mulctrae containing:
- a CDS encoding cation:proton antiporter — encoded protein: MTLLSIHNLSLPIEDPVLKFLLVLIIILAAPLLLNKIKVPHLLGLIIAGAVIGPNGFNVLARDSSIVVTGTTGLLYIMFLAGLEIDMGDFKKNKWKSLTFGLFTFIVPFVLGYLGGYYILKFSVLTSILFASLFSSHTLIAYPLISKLGIAKNPAVNITVGGTMITDVLALLVLAIIVGMSQGDVGTEFWVKLSVSFVVFALVVLVIFPMIGRWFFKKVNDKISQYIFVLVMIYLAALLAELAGVEAIIGAFFAGLALNRLIPHTSSLMNRVEFVGNAIFIPFFLISVGMLIDFKVFFESWKTLEVAAIMLVASIGGKYLSAVATQKTFKLSKDEGKLIFGLSSASAAATLASVMVGYNIIISETETGEPIRLLNEHVLNGSILLILISCTISSFISMSSAQKIAEQDNEETVSGNSHEQENILLALNHESTVERMVNLGILIKAHSNTENLFALNVINEDKNESSVKNAEKLLHQATDMAAAADVKIQPLKRYDNDVINGVNNVIKEQNITDLIIGLEDSKGFSTSFTDNLYNGYLQRDDLNVLVYHAIQPLATITNHAVMIPENAHKEAGFFHALLRVWNIARNSGATVTFYASEEILNILQRIIKKANIEAEFIIMNTWKDGEQTATQLKDNEALIIFMAKRGMKSYIPQMRLIPELLNKYLSDKNYLLIFPFSEFENTNFEKRSVGNHSDFMEIGNIVNKVFR
- the rpsT gene encoding 30S ribosomal protein S20, with product MANHKSALKRIRQNEVRKVRNRYYHKTARTALKVLRNEENKAAATEQLPKVIALLDKLAKKNIIHKNKAANLKSKLTKHVNKLA
- a CDS encoding FadR/GntR family transcriptional regulator, whose protein sequence is MQIQRKTLAQEVAERLIEGISNDEYAIGEKLPIEPELMKIYGVGRSSIREAIKILSIQGILNVQQGVGTFVVSKNVHESLETQMNKAQIEEVQEVRSLLDSKIAAKAAINRTEKDLETIKNYLNLRNQFAEQNLATECYQADINFHLAIAEACGNNLLKEIYKIATKHIMSSFETRHHNNTESFKISQKIHIDLYLSIENGDAEKAAIIAQKIVDQIY